The following coding sequences are from one Salvelinus namaycush isolate Seneca chromosome 23, SaNama_1.0, whole genome shotgun sequence window:
- the LOC120018246 gene encoding cullin-5: MATSNLLKNKGSLQFEDKWDLMRPIVLKLLRQEAVTKQQWFDLFSDVHAVCLWDDKGPAKIHQALKEDILDFIKQAQNRVLSHQDDTALLKAYIVEWRKFFTQCDILPKPFCQLEITLMGKQGSNKKSNVEDSIVRKLMLDTWNESIFSNIKSRLQDSAMKLVHAERLGEAFDSQLVIGVRESYVNLCSNPEDKLQIYRDNFEKAYLDSTERFYRTQAPSYLQQNGVQNYMKYADTKLREEEKRAVRYLETRRECNSVQALMECCVNALVTSFKETILAECPGMIKRNETDKLHLMFSLMDKVPSGIEPMLKDLEDHIMNAGLADMVAAAETITSDSEKYVEQLLTLFNRFSKLVKEAFQDDPRFLTARDKAYKAVVNDATIFKLELPLKQKGVGLKTQPESKCPELLANYCDMLLRKTTLSKKLTSEEIELKLKEVLLVLKYVQNKDVFMRYHKAHLTRRLILDISADSEIEENMVEWLREVGMPADYVNKLARMFQDIKVSDDLNQVFKEMHKHNKLALPADSVNIKILNAGAWSRSSEKVFVSLPTELEDLIPEVEDFYKRNHSGRKLHWHHLMSNGIITFKNEMGHYDLEVTTFQLAVLFAWNQRPRERISFENLKLATELPDAELRRTLWSLVAFPKLKRQVLSYEPSVSSPKDFTDSTLFYVNQDFSLIKNSKVQKRGKINLIGRLQLTTERMREEENEGIVQLRILRTQEAIIQIMKMRKRISNAQLQTELVEILKNMFLPQKKMIKEQIEWLIEHKYIKRDETDINTFIYMA, encoded by the exons ATGGCGACGTCTAATTTGTTAAAG AATAAAGGCTCCTTGCAGTTTGAGGACAAGTGGGACTTGATGAGGCCCATTGTTCTCAAGCTGCTGAGACAGGAGGCTGTCACCAAGCAGCAGTGGTTCGACCTCTTCTC AGATGTCcatgctgtgtgtctgtgggatGATAAGGGCCCAGCTAAGATCCACCAGGCGCTCAAAGAAGACATCCTAGACTTCATCAAACAAGCTCAGAAC CGTGTTTTGAGTCACCAGGATGACACAGCGTTACTGAAGGCCTACATTGTGGAGTGGAGGAAGTTTTTCACGCAGTGTGACATCCTGCCCAAACCCTTCTGTCAGCTGGAGATCACACTGATGGGGAAGCAGGGCAGCAACAAGAAGTCTAACGTTGAGGACAGCATCGTACGCAAG TTGATGTTGGACACATGGAACGAGTCAATCTTCTCCAACATAAAGAGCCGTCTTCAGGACAGTGCTATGAAGCTGGTTCACGCTGAGAGGCTGGGAGAGGCTTTTGACTCCCAGCTGGTTATAGGAGTACGAGAATCATACG tcaaCCTGTGCTCTAACCCTGAAGACAAGCTCCAGATCTACAGAGATAACTTTGAGAAGGCCTACCTGGACTCAACTGAGAGGTTCTACAGAACACAGGCCCCATCATACCTACAGCAGAACGGAGTCCAGAACTACATGAAATAT GCAGACACAAAGctaagagaagaggagaagagggcagTTCGATACCTTGAGACTCGTCGTGAATGTAACTCTGTCCAAGCT ctGATGGAATGTTGTGTGAACGCTCTGGTGACGTCGTTTAAAGAAACCATCCTGGCCGAATGTCCCGGCATGATCAAACGCAACGAGACAGACA AGCTCCACCTGATGTTTTCCCTGATGGATAAGGTTCCTAGTGGGATAGAGCCCATGCTGAAAGATCTGGAGGATCACATCATGAACGCTGGGCTGGCTGATATGGTGGCTGCTGCAGAGACTATCACTtct GACTCTGAGAAGTACGTGGAGCAGCTGCTGACGTTGTTTAACCGTTTCAGTAAACTGGTGAAGGAGGCTTTTCAGGATGACCCTCGATTCCTCACCGCCAGAGACaag GCCTACAAAGCTGTGGTGAACGATGCCACCATCTTTAAACTGGAGCTGCCTCTCAAACAGAAAGG GGTAGGTCTGAAGACCCAGCCAGAGTCGAAGTGTCCAGAGCTGCTAGCTAACTACTGTGACATGCTGCTGAGGAAAACAACCCTGAGCAAGAAACTCACGTCAGAGGAGATAGAACTCAAACTCAAAGAAGTG ttGCTGGTATTGAAGTATGTTCAGAATAAGGATGTGTTTATGAGGTACCATAAAGCCCACCTGACCAGAAGACTGATCCTGGACATCTCAGCCGACAGCGAAATAGAAGAGAACATGGTGGAGTGGCTCAgg gaggtgGGGATGCCTGCAGACTATGTGAATAAGCTGGCCAGGATGTTCCAGGACATTAAAGTATCGGATGATCTCAACCAGGTCTTCAAGGAGATGCACAAACACAACAAGCTGGCTTTACCAG ctgaCAGTGTGAATATAAAGATCCTGAATGCGGGGGCGTGGTCGAGGAGCAGTGAGAAGGTGTTTGTCTCTCTGCCTACTGAGCTGGAGGATCTGATCCCAGAGGTAGAAGACTTCTACAAGAGGAACCACAGCGGGAGGAAACTACACTGGCACCATCTCATGTCCAATGGCATC atcaCCTTCAAGAACGAAATGGGTCATTATGACCTGGAGGTCACGACCTTTCAGCTGGCTGTCCTATTTGCCTGGAACCAGCGGCCGCGGGAGCGAATCAGCTTCGAGAACCTTAAATTGGCCACCGAGCTGCCCGATGCTGAGCTACGACGCACACTCTgg tctcTGGTAGCGTTCCCTAAACTGAAGAGACAGGTGTTGTCCTATGAGCCTTCAGTCTCCTCCCCTAAAGACTTCACAGACAGCACCCTGTTCTATGTCAACCAGGACTTCTCTCTCAT taAAAACTCCAAGGTCCAAAAAAGGGGCAAGATTAATCTGATTGGTCGACTGCAGCTGACCACGGAGcgaatgagagaggaggagaatgagGGCATTGTCCAGCTGAGAATATTAAGAACCCAG GAGGCCATCATCCAGATTatgaagatgaggaagaggatcAGTAACGCCCAGCTACAGACAGAACTGGTAGAGATCCTTAAGAACATGTTCCTGCCCCAGAAGAAGATGATCAAGGAACAGATCGAGTGGCTCATCGAACACAAATACATCAAACGGGACGAGACAGACATCAACACCTTTATCTACATGGCATAG
- the LOC120018581 gene encoding solute carrier family 35 member F2-like: MAEKDPEGIIATDPRNNYDRKCLIIRKLLKFNPKEVFTWQLVKTVAMGQGLAVLMCGTAVTSQYLASDYHVDAPMLQSFMSYALLCITYTTALLFRTGDGNMFQILKKRWWKYLLVGLVDVEANYTVVKAYQYTTLTSIQLLDCFVIPVLMILSCWFLKTCYRPVHYISVCVCLLGVGAMVGADLLAGRDLGSTSDVLLGDGLVLLSASLYAVSNLCQEYTVKHLSSVEFLGMVGLFGTLISGIQLGVLEHNNVANIQWDWRIGLLFAGYALCMYILYSCMPIVVKKTSATAVNLSLLTTDLLSLFCGLFLFQYTFSGLYIVSLVIILVGFVSFNAVATTPNPADPITPSVGWKEGGYDNPDDIINEEVVVGVLEEQEEEEGECPGVSWNQRTQYEEVPAM, translated from the exons ATGGCTGAGAAGGACCCAGAGGGGATTATAGCTACAGACCCCAGAAATAATTATGATAGAAAATGCCTTATTATCCGGAAGCTTCTGAAGTTCAACCCTAAAGAAGTGTTTACATG GCAGCTGGTGAAGACAGTAGCCATGGGTCAGGGTTTGGCTGTTCTCATGTGTGGCACAGCAGTAACATCCCAGTACCTGGCTTCAGACTACCACGTGGACGCGCCCATGCTCCAGAGCTTTATGAGCTACGCACTGCTCTGCATCACCTACACCACCGCTCTGCTGTTCagaacag GGGATGGAAATATGTTTCAGATTTTAAAGAAGAGGTGGTGGAAGTATCTCCTAGTAGGCTTGGTGGACGTCGAGGCTAACTACACAGTGGTTAAAGCTTACCAGTACACTACACTCACCAGTATACAG cTGCTGGACTGTTTTGTGATCCCTGTGTTGATGATACTCTCATGCTGGTTCCTGAAGACGTGCTACAGACCCGTCCACtacatatctgtgtgtgtctgtctgctggGGGTGGGGGCCATGGTGGGAGCTGACCTACTGGCTGGACGAGACTTGGGATCCA CCTCAGACGTTCTGCTAGGTGATGGCTTGGTCCTGCTCAGTGCCAGTCTATATGCTGTGTCTAACTTGTGTCAGGAGTACACCGTCAAACACCTCAGCAGTGTAGAGTTCCTAGGCATGGTCGGCCTGTTCGGCACACTCATCAGTGGCATAcagct GGGTGTTCTGGAGCATAACAACGTGGCAAACATCCAATGGGACTGGAGAATCG GCCTGCTGTTTGCTGGCTATGCCCTGTGTATGTACATCCTGTACAGCTGTATGCCCATAGTGGTCAAGAAGACCAGTGCTACAGCAGTCAACCTCTCCCTCCTCACTACAGACCTCCTCAGCCTCTTCTGTGGTCTGTTTCTCTTTCAATACAcg ttcTCAGGTCTGTACATTGTGTCTCTGGTGATCATCCTGGTGGGCTTTGTCTCCTTCAACGCTGTGGCAACGACCCCTAACCCTGCAGACCCCATCACCCCCTCTGTGGGCTGGAAGGAGGGTGGCTATGACAACCCTGATGACATCATCAATGAAGAAGTGGTGGTGGGAGTCTTggaggagcaggaagaggaagagggtgaaTGCCCAGGGGTATCGTGGAATCAGAGAACACAGTATGAGGAAGTACCGGCGATGTGA